One part of the Phaeodactylum tricornutum CCAP 1055/1 chromosome 17, whole genome shotgun sequence genome encodes these proteins:
- a CDS encoding predicted protein, giving the protein MTTPCGHQWKRTLLCPRLLAMRLLLVIGLLQEAASFSTAGCSNPASYRARPALGLVPLLLPTTVRLNTKARPVLAKTFPTMPWSTLAAGSSDGIALSDTRPEKLWRFFWRSLWKGMTLPFPALRSMVLDVSQPQNASVGFRIRESLAAIVAYLGIGVLAYYCVLEPTWTVVDALYFTVTCFTTVGYGDLCPSTPQSQTFTALFGILGVAFLGAALATLSSKLVQTQVEVLQAVRETSKQRIKALFEQVSPLPMSAATTSTATTSHVSQSNWQSPDSTRTADTVLLWRRVNALVWTLVRQILPPLLIIVGGAWLVHHLDAPTMMTRPWRDVVYYAVVTASTIGFGDICPVSQRAKLAAVVYIPLAVAAAGELLSGVATRILERRQKLVYRQQLLADLTIDNLKAMDANGDEKISRHEYIQFMLIEMGIADQQEFNELHQQFEKLDVDGSGFLDKRDLVKMARSRGANVKD; this is encoded by the exons ATGACGACTCCCTGTGGACACCAATGGAAAAGAACACTATTGTGTCCGAGACTGCTTGCGATGCGTTTACTTCTCGTGATCGGACTGCTGCAAGAAGCAGCCTCCTTTTCCACTGCTGGCTGTAGCAATCCGGCAAGTTACAGAGCAAGACCAGCACTTGGGCTTGTACCGTTGCTGCTGCCAACGACAGTACGGCTCAACACCAAGGCTCGACCCGTTCTCGCTAAAACTTTCCCGACCATGCCTTGGTCAACACTCGCCGCCGGTTCGTCTGATGGCATCGCTCTGAGCGATACTCGCCCTGAGAAACTGTGGCGGTTCTTCTGGCGCAGCTTATGGAAGGGTATGACCTTGCCATTTCCGGCCCTACGTAGCATGGTACTCGACGTATCCCAGCCCCAGAACGCTTCGGTGGGTTTCCGGATCCGCGAAAGCCTAGCGGCCATCGTGGCGTATCTCGGCATCGGTGTACTCGCCTACTATTGCGTCCTGGAACCGACCTGGACCGTCGTAGACGCCTTGTACTTTACCGTCACGTGCTTCACCACGGTCGGGTACGGGGATCTATGCCCTTCCACGCCGCAGTCACAGACCTTTACTGCGCTCTTTGGGATCTTGGGTGTCGCCTTTTTGGGAGCAGCCCTCGCTACACTTTCGTCCAAGCTCGTACAGACCCAAGTCGAAGTACTCCAGGCTGTCCGAGAAACTTCCAAACAACGCATCAAGGCCCTGTTTGAACAGGTGTCGCCTCTACCGATGTCTGCAGCGACAACATCGACAGCGACAACGTCACATGTTTCCCAAAGCAATTGGCAAAGCCCCGACTCTACCCGTACCGCGGATACCGTGCTACTCTGGCGTCGCGTAAATGCTCTCGTGTGGACACTAGTTAGGCAAATACTTCCGCCCTTGCTGATAATTGTTGGTGGAGCGTGGCTCGTCCACCACCTGGATGCTCCCACGATGATGACTCGACCATGGCGTGATGTCGTGTACTATGCCGTTGTCACTG CTTCCACAATTGGCTTTGGGGACATTTGCCCCGTTTCCCAACGCGCAAAACTGGCGGCGGTCGTGTATATTCCGCTGGCTGTCGCTGCCGCGGGAGAGCTACTGTCTGGTGTGGCCACACGCATACTGGAACGCCGGCAAAAACTCGTCTACCGACAACAGCTCCTCGCCGATCTGACGATTGACAATCTGAAAGCAATGGATGCGAACGGGGACGAGAAAATATCGCGACATGAGTACATCCAATTTATGCTGATTGAAATGGGTATCGCGGATCAGCAAGAGTTTAACGAGCTGCATCAGCAATTTGAAAAGCTTGATGTGGACGGATCGGGCTTCCTCGATAAGAGAGATCTGGTAAAGATGGCAAGATCCCGTGGTGCCAATGTCAAAGACTAA
- a CDS encoding predicted protein has protein sequence MNSVAPPPDFAASVTGARDVLQRGTLYGSTSLALLIAASSLTMPHQQTRRDELGCDSLCFGSMTSARSLLTLLGATVIGRVSDTRALDHLGGARKLCLVLGVVATAANLLLGNRAQSLPQLWMSIPPVALQQNMNVLKALLSEYHDALDSSATERAGSVGSLGMASGLALMVGPLAGSLILQTYNQATIGALAFLLLSAALVGALPTLPTHHSAFTPSKASVATIPTKTSTSSIWNLSSIQSPAAIFLLTSRLLSTLSFHIFQTIWTVSLRERFNFGPKDYGRFFSMIGLFFALSQGVFAKLLLKRFGDAKHGRVRLLTTCFSVMALNRFLAFRTTNIGLVYILFATMVVAVGVIATIFAADTSLIAKPEERGSFFGLVTAVESGSGMVGPLLGGALAYWHPIHAPLAAVQVLDIGTLLMFAIGYERIVLGQLERQKAAAGKKLQ, from the coding sequence ATGAATTCCGTGGCTCCCCCGCCGGATTTCGCGGCGAGCGTTACCGGGGCCCGGGACGTCTTGCAGCGTGGCACGTTGTACGGATCCACCTCATTGGCTCTGTTAATCGCGGCCAGTTCCTTGACCATGCCGCACCAACAGACGCGTCGTGACGAACTCGGCTGCGATTCGCTGTGTTTCGGTAGCATGACGTCGGCACGTTCCCTCCTCACCCTCCTGGGCGCCACGGTGATTGGCCGAGTCTCGGACACGCGGGCCTTGGATCATCTCGGTGGAGCCCGAAAACTATGTCTCGTACTGGGAGTCGTCGCGACGGCAGCGAATCTGTTACTGGGGAATCGTGCCCAATCGCTCCCGCAGTTGTGGATGAGCATCCCGCCCGTGGCCTTACAGCAAAACATGAACGTCCTCAAGGCTCTCCTGTCGGAATACCACGATGCGCTCGACAGCTCGGCAACCGAACGGGCCGGCAGTGTCGGATCACTCGGAATGGCCTCGGGGTTGGCCTTGATGGTGGGCCCGTTGGCCGGTTCACTCATTCTACAAACGTACAATCAGGCCACGATCGGGGCGCTCGCGTTTTTGTTGCTCTCCGCCGCGTTGGTCGGGGCCCTCCCCACGTTGCCAACCCACCACAGTGCTTTCACGCCAAGTAAAGCCTCTGTCGCGACAATACCAACAAAAACATCAACAAGCAGCATCTGGAATCTGAGCTCGATTCAGTCCCCAGCCGCCATCTTCTTGTTAACCAGTCGTTTGCTCTCGACACTTTCCTTTCATATCTTTCAGACCATTTGGACCGTTTCGCTCCGGGAACGCTTCAATTTTGGTCCGAAAGACTACGGTCGCTTCTTTTCCATGATTGGGCTCTTCTTTGCCTTGTCCCAAGGCGTCTTTGCCAAACTGCTATTGAAACGGTTCGGCGACGCCAAACACGGTCGTGTACGTTTGCTCACGACTTGCTTCTCGGTCATGGCCTTGAACCGCTTCCTCGCGTTTCGAACTACCAACATTGGCCTGGTATACATTCTCTTTGCCACCATGGTGGTGGCCGTTGGAGTGATCGCCACCATTTTTGCCGCCGACACGTCACTGATCGCCAAACCGGAAGAACGGGGCAGCTTTTTTGGACTCGTTACTGCCGTCGAGAGTGGATCCGGAATGGTAGGTCCCCTTTTGGGAGGAGCCCTAGCCTATTGGCATCCCATCCACGCTCCCTTGGCGGCTGTACAGGTCCTCGACATTGGGACGCTACTCATGTTCGCGATTGGCTACGAACGAATCGTTCTGGGACAGTTGGAACGGCAAAAAGCCGCGGCCGGGAAAAAACTGCAATAA
- a CDS encoding predicted protein — translation MPKASPTPRAKIPRGLYLYGAVGTGKSMLMDAFFEVACVKNKQRFHFHAFLAMMHRRIHELKQEDLRSRGRNFHVDTLLRNNPVHRVGVQLADEITLLCLDEFQVTDVADAMILSQLFAVLFSLGTVVVATSNRPPEDLYEGGLNRHSFFLPFIDLLNRYCVTHKIQSLVDYRRVLSQDWESFFLVADRGDFSKAKESIDTMLTQLRSGADVVSVDLNTGFGRVLNVPNADTDRMAARFSFTDLCAKELGASDYRAIAREFSVIVLENVPVLTLKSHDRARRFITLVDELYEAKAVLLCSAAADPAHLFRDSYVDVSTNEESDVALGIDQATSQGHSVGALASVRELSFAFQRAESRLREMTCRRWWNERLPRVPGAM, via the coding sequence ATGCCTAAAGCATCACCTACTCCTCGAGCTAAAATACCTCGTGGGTTGTATCTCTACGGAGCGGTTGGTACTGGCAAGTCCATGCTCATGGATGCCTTCTTCGAAGTCGCCTGTGTCAAAAACAAGCAGCGTTTCCACTTCCACGCCTTTTTGGCCATGATGCATCGGCGCATCCATGAGCTCAAACAAGAGGACTTACGATCGCGTGGTCGCAACTTTCACGTTGACACTTTGCTGCGGAACAACCCTGTTCACCGAGTCGGAGTGCAACTCGCCGATGAAATAACGTTGCTTTGCTTGGACGAGTTCCAAGTTACCGATGTAGCGGATGCCATGATTTTGTCTCAGCTCTTCGCCGTGCTGTTTTCCCTAGGTACGGTCGTTGTAGCTACGTCCAACCGACCACCGGAAGATTTGTACGAAGGTGGTTTGAATCGGCACAGTTTCTTTTTACCATTTATTGATCTACTGAACCGATACTGTGTCACGCACAAAATTCAGTCTTTGGTGGATTACCGCCGCGTCTTGTCGCAAGATTGGGAGAGCTTCTTCTTGGTAGCAGACCGCGGTGACTTCTccaaagcaaaagaaagcaTTGACACGATGTTGACGCAGCTTAGAAGTGGAGCAGACGTAGTATCGGTGGACTTGAATACCGGCTTTGGACGCGTCTTGAATGTACCGAATGCCGACACCGATCGGATGGCCGCCCGCTTTTCGTTCACAGACTTGTGTGCCAAGGAACTGGGCGCGTCGGATTACCGAGCGATTGCTCGCGAATTTTCCGTCATTGTACTGGAAAATGTTCCAGTCTTGACGCTCAAATCTCACGACCGGGCTCGACGGTTTATTACCCTCGTCGACGAGTTGTACGAAGCCAAGGCAGTCTTGTTGTGTTCGGCCGCGGCGGATCCGGCCCATCTATTCCGAGATTCGTACGTGGACGTGAGCACGAATGAAGAATCCGACGTTGCGCTCGGTATCGATCAGGCCACGAGTCAAGGGCATTCCGTAGGAGCCCTAGCGAGTGTTCGGGAGCTGAGTTTTGCGTTTCAACGTGCCGAGAGTCGTCTACGTGAAATGACTTGTCGACGGTGGTGGAACGAACGGCTACCGCGAGTTCCCGGCGCGATGTAA
- a CDS encoding predicted protein — translation MASVSSFQHWTHRSLLYPLLVRSAARHSSSPITTRWFAAGGMSRLLDYGGAPAAWNDPKPVHRVENASKNCHVQAVCFDFDVLTRAVDSSRISKAGDSTSDTTSRPRLGTVQPNVSAIRQVANLLNVDWGSSDTANDNRTTNDNSSNTVANTGQLATLAPVRPKVRDFSPGASDVRAKYADKLSQKGVGGGLATVDLAKYQVQQNAHQGDAAGHWAARERAVTEPGPNSATRWMALTGTGGLLQYLTKRSMKIALFPRLGNTVPDSQEGERMEDFKRQLNEVVFDLLLKDGTQEPSVIVQEMLGQFQLDPKFILVVSDRDAYLRAAKDAGMVACRVRPENAPRGNRYPKWKTSLTKSMAFPLVPF, via the exons ATGGCGTCGGTGTCATCCTTCCAACACTGGACGCATCGTTCCTTGTTGTATCCACTCCTAGTCCGTTCCGCCGCACGGCATTCATCGTCGCCGATAACCACACGTTGGTTCGCAGCGGGCGGCATGAGTCGTCTGTTGGATTACGGAGGCGCTCCGGCGGCTTGGAACGATCCGAAACCGGTCCATCGCGTCGAGAACGCGAGTAAGAATTGTCACGTACAGGCCGTTTGTTTCGATTTCGATGTACTCACGCGTGCGGTAGATTCCTCCCGGATCTCGAAAGCCGGCGACTCTACATCCGACACGACGTCCCGTCCACGACTCGGCACGGTACAACCCAACGTTTCCGCCATTCGACAAGTGGCCAATCTACTCAACGTCGACTGGGGTAGTAGTGACACCGCCAACGACAATCGCACCACCAATGACAATAGCAGTAACACTGTTGCCAATACTGGCCAATTGGCCACTCTTGCACCAGTGCGTCCGAAAGTACGCGACTTTTCTCCCGGCGCCTCGGACGTCCGGGCCAAGTACGCCGACAAACTGAGTCAAAAGGGGGTCGGTGGGGGTCTCGCCACTGTCGATCTCGCCAAGTACCAAGTGCAGCAAAACGCCCACCAGGGCGACGCCGCCGGACACTGGGCGGCTCGGGAAAGAGCCGTCACCGAACCGGGACCGAACAGTGCCACGCGCTGGATGGCACTCACTGGAACTGGCGGTCTCCTACAGTATCTCACCAAACGGTCCATGAAGATTGCGCTCTTCCCGCGATTGGGAAACACCGTACCGGACTCTCAGGAAGGGGAACGAATGGAAGACTTCAAACGACAATTGAACGAAGTCGTCTTTGATTTGTTACTCAAGGATGGCACACAGGAGCCGTCGGTGATTGTGCAAGAAATGTTGGGGCAGTTCCAGCTGGACCCCAAATTCATACTGGTCGTATCGGATCGGGATGCCTATTTGCGCGCGGCCAAAGATGCCGGGATGGTCGCCTGTCGCGTCCGGCCGGAGAATGCCCCACGCGGCAAC CGGTACCCCAAGTGGAAGACGTCATTAACGAAATCAATGGCATTTCCTTTAGTGCCGTTCTAA
- a CDS encoding predicted protein has translation MGNDDAIDEEKLILCCALCCANVSILPSCGCFGCSGKAGICCLNLECCFKPGAPCLTPFCCLGCKCETDGCSVLNSQCHALFLVCTCAIPCNEEVPLALSIAGLTIYPQCGFCIKQKALKEDMQR, from the exons ATGGGAAACGACGACGCCATTGATGAGGAGAAGCTCATCTTGTGTTGTGCGCTTTGTTGCGCCAACGTTTCGATTCTGCCGAGCTGTGGATGTTTCGGATGCAGCGGAAAG GCCGGCATCTGTTGCTTAAACTTGGAATGCTGCTTCAAGCCGGGCGCCCCTTGTTTGACACCCTTTTGCTGCCTCGGATGCAAGTGTGAGACCGACGGTTGTTCCGTACTGAATTCGCAATGCCATGCCCTCTTTTTGGTGTGCACATGCGCCATTCCCTGCAACGAAGAAGTGCCCCTGGCATTGTCGATTGCCGGTCTCACAATTTACCCCCAGTGCGGTTTTTGCATCAAGCAAAAAGCCTTGAAGGAAGACATGCAGCGTTAA
- the Lhcf8 gene encoding protein fucoxanthin chlorophyll a/c protein, whose amino-acid sequence MMKLAVFASVLASAAAFAPTQSSSRVSVATNMAFRDELGAQPPLGFFDPLGLVKDGDQATFDRLRYVEIKHGRIAMLAVAGYLTTEAGYRLPGNIDYSGLKFADVPGGFKALDTINDAGVLQIVAFIGFLELAFMKEVEGKSEFVGDFRNGFIDFGWDSFDDATKMKKRAIELNQGRAAQMGILALMVHEKLGVSILPDL is encoded by the coding sequence ATGATGAAACTTGCCGTTTTCGCCTCCGTCCTCGCCAGTGCCGCTGCCTTTGCTCCGACTcagtcgtcgtcccgggTATCGGTCGCTACCAATATGGCCTTTCGCGACGAGCTTGGTGCCCAGCCGCCACTTGGCTTCTTCGATCCGCTCGGACTCGTCAAGGACGGTGACCAGGCTACGTTTGATCGTCTCCGCTACGTCGAAATCAAGCACGGTCGCATTGCCATGCTTGCTGTCGCCGGGTACTTGACCACCGAAGCGGGATACCGTCTACCGGGAAACATTGACTACTCCGGACTCAAGTTTGCCGATGTCCCCGGAGGCTTCAAGGCTCTGGATACCATTAACGACGCTGGTGTGCTCCAGATCGTTGCCTTTATTGGGTTCTTGGAGCTGGCTTTCATGAAGGAAGTGGAAGGCAAGAGCGAGTTCGTCGGAGATTTCCGCAACGGATTCATTGACTTTGGCTGGGATAGCTTTGACGATGCGACCAAGATGAAGAAGCGCGCCATTGAGCTCAACCAGGGACGTGCCGCCCAAATGGGCATTCTCGCACTCATGGTCCACGAAAAGTTGGGCGTCTCCATCCTCCCTGATTTGTAA
- a CDS encoding predicted protein, translating into MRNGDAIAEDDLILCCALCCANLSILSGCECLGCSGKAGICCFNLECCFKPGAPCLTPLCCLGIKCENDGHSLLNAQCHALMLVFSCAVPCNEEVPVAVSIAGLTLYPKCGFCIKQRALKTPMVR; encoded by the exons ATGAGAAACGGCGACGCGATTGCTGAGGATGACCTCATCTTGTGCTGTGCACTGTGCTGTGCCAACCTGTCAATTCTTTCCGGGTGTGAATGTCTCGGATGTAGTGGAAAG GCGGGAATATGTTGCTTCAACTTGGAATGCTGCTTCAAGCCGGGAGCTCCATGCTTGACACCTTTGTGTTGCCTCGGCATCAAATGCGAGAACGATGGCCACTCTCTCTTGAACGCTCAGTGTCATGCTCTCATGCTCGTCTTTTCGTGCGCCGTTCCCTGTAACGAAGAAGTGCCCGTCGCTGTGTCGATTGCTGGACTTACGCTCTATCCCAAATGCGGCTTCTGCATCAAGCAGAGGGCCTTGAAAACTCCGATGGTACGCTAA
- a CDS encoding predicted protein (unknown protein): MVSRSRGGNLVPIRVDAFYEDDKKMIHIRLVDTLLLDPQLLPLPHSSLEENTQHLAYTMLSDAEVLGMGRTVRHFTGRLDLWSHPLQQLIADQIRPQLQQALSGKRVLLDTIRERNTKKVKLEGNSTSSGKDPGSGLPNSNSQVAPPESAKEALKSSEGENTQTVTAATEKVDFASKTKDEGTEQVHSFSRLEQEKSSSSSLIPIRLRLSVHGVRIHDDFLLGPSIEERKSAGFCSGFGTRPEAIGRSSSSHCD; this comes from the coding sequence ATGGTGTCCCGCTCAAGAGGAGGAAATCTAGTGCCGATTCGGGTCGACGCTTTTtacgaagacgacaaaaAGATGATTCATATACGCCTGGTAGATACGCTCTTGTTGGATCCGCAACTATTGCCTTTACCACATTCTTCACTGGAAGAAAATACGCAGCATTTGGCGTACACGATGTTGTCGGATGCCGAGGTGCTTGGCATGGGACGTACGGTCCGCCACTTTACGGGAAGACTGGATTTATGGAGCCATCCCTTGCAGCAGCTGATTGCGGATCAGATTCGTCCTCAATTGCAACAAGCCCTTTCGGGAAAGCGAGTGCTGCTGGACACTATCCGTGAGAGAAACACCAAGAAAGTCAAATTGGAAGGGAATTCTACGAGTTCCGGTAAAGATCCAGGGAGCGGTCTACCGAATAGTAACTCACAGGTAGCACCACCGGAGAGCGCTAAAGAAGCGCTCAAATCATCCGAGGGCGAGAACACTCAAACGGTGACGGCTGCAACAGAAAAAGTTGATTTTGCCTCGAAAACGAAAGATGAGGGAACCGAGCAAGTGCACTCGTTCTCCCGCTTGGAGCAAGAAaagtcctcgtcttcctcgctGATACCGATTCGGTTGCGACTTTCGGTACATGGAGTGCGCATTCACGATGACTTTCTATTGGGACCCTCGATTGAAGAACGTAAATCCGCTGGTTTTTGCTCGGGGTTTGGCACAAGACCTGAAGCTATCGGACGAAGCAGTTCAAGCCATTGCGATTGA
- a CDS encoding predicted protein: protein MTEATVRFDDATDPYRGARISRPCRTFRREDHAALGTRRLQQLRAPSSPLVTSTPPLPSTTRGDRCSIDGPSKRVPGVLAYLSGKQIVVRNLLTDAAVWMPDNPASPSHLPVLVYRGHNYKATAVRISPSGAYVASGDERGTLRVWALDQEEHLCKYEATHLLAGASVTDVAWDGESKRIAACGARAGGESRAGDCAKVFSWDTGVTVGQLSQHLKGRISSLAFKPQRPMRLVTAGKDDHALRFHQGPPFQRVPPENGVPAEACHVKGGIHAVRYSHSGAWVVSVGSDRAIVLYEGKTLAFQSKLEHAHDATIYDVAWSADDSTILTASGDGTCQQFAVHADGTLSSTRVWKVAEFQLGGRPFEKVPVGGNQVGCAYVAGNVPVSVSLNGQIAVLPLDEGNMKILTGHDAPIAGLAVDAARNVFYTGDTDGILCEWDLVTGQPQRRLEPVEGNEDLTYVTHTGAIAGLACLPESSTLLSVGWDDKVRMAPNGVVGMATIEIGAQPSSIASGKALAVVCTVQGLLLVRTGQASTLMAIPYEAHAVCVDAHDQMVYVGGNDCNVHVYAVDGDTLKEVHVIENGHLKPIHALSLSHDGTKLAAGDGRDVCVWDLSAANKYAAVVAKGRWCFHVQKVTCLAWSLDDAVLVSGGADDSLYVWNVQQKMKRIHYPYAHRGGVTGVEFVPNVAAGTYRMISVGADAVVHVWDLTQHIQEKFS from the exons ATGACCGAAGCAACCGTTCGTTTCGACGACGCGACGGATCCGTATAGGGGCGCAAGGATATCAAGACCC TGCCGTACGTTTCGTCGCGAGGATCATGCCGCCCTCGGGACCCGACGCCTCCAACAGTTGCGTGccccgtcgtcgccgttggtCACGTCGACGCCACCCTTGCCGTCGACGACTCGCGGAGACCGCTGCAGCATCGACGGCCCTTCCAAGCGAGTCCCTGGTGTGCTGGCCTACCTTTCGGGCAAGCAAATTGTCGTCCGGAACCTGCTGACGGACGCCGCCGTCTGGATGCCGGACAATCCAGCATCGCCGTCACACTTGCCCGTCCTCGTCTACCGGGGGCACAACTACAAGGCGACAGCCGTCCGAATTTCACCCAGCGGCGCCTATGTCGCATCCGGAGACGAGCGTGGGACGCTCCGCGTCTGGGCACTGGATCAGGAAGAACACCTCTGCAAGTACGAAGCCACGCACTTGCTCGCGGGAGCGAGCGTCACGGATGTGGCCTGGGACGGCGAGTCCAAGCGCATTGCGGCCTGTGGCGCACGTGCTGGAGGAGAAAGCCGGGCGGGAGACTGTGCCAAGGTATTCTCCTGGGATACCGGCGTCACCGTCGGACAGCTGTCGCAACATCTCAAGGGACGGATTTCCTCTCTAGCCTTCAAACCGCAACGCCCCATGCGCTTAGTGACGGCCGGGAAGGACGATCACGCTCTACGCTTTCACCAGGGACCGCCGTTTCAACGCGTGCCGCCGGAAAATGGTGTTCCCGCGGAAGCCTGTCACGTCAAGGGAGGAATCCATGCCGTCCGGTACAGCCACTCCGGCGCTTGGGTCGTGTCCGTCGGGTCGGATCGGGCCATTGTCCTCTACGAAGGCAAAACCTTGGCGTTCCAGTCGAAACTTGAACACGCCCACGATGCCACCATTTACGATGTGGCCTGGTCGGCGGACGACTCTACCATATTGACCGCGTCCGGTGACGGGACCTGCCAGCAATTTGCCGTTCACGCCGACGGGACGCTCTCTTCCACCCGCGTGTGGAAGGTAGCCGAGTTCCAGCTAGGGGGACGCCCCTTCGAAAAGGTACCCGTCGGTGGCAACCAAGTGGGTTGTGCCTACGTTGCAGGCAACGTGCCCGTCTCGGTGAGTTTGAACGGACAAATTGCTGTTCTGCCTCTGGACGAAGGGAACATGAAGATTTTGACCGGACACGATGCGCCGATTGCCGGTCTCGCCGTGGACGCGGCCCGCAACGTCTTTTACACCGGTGATACGGACGGAATTCTGTGCGAGTGGGATCTCGTAACGGGACAGCCTCAGCGTCGTTTGGAACCGGTCGAAGGCAACGAAGATCTCACCTACGTGACGCACACGGGAGCCATTGCCGGCCTCGCCTGTTTGCCGGAATCTTCCACCCTACTCAGTGTCGGATGGGACGACAAGGTCCGTATGGCCCCGAACGGGGTTGTCGGTATGGCCACTATCGAAATAGGAGCTCAGCCTTCCTCCATTGCGTCCGGGAAAGCTTTGGCGGTCGTCTGCACCGTCCAAGGGCTGTTGCTGGTCCGAACTGGTCAAGCCTCCACCCTGATGGCGATTCCGTACGAAGCCCATGCGGTCTGTGTGGACGCCCACGATCAAATGGTATACGTGGGTGGCAACGACTGCAACGTGCACGTGTATGCCGTGGACGGGGATACCTTGAAGGAGGTTCACGTCATCGAGAATGGTCATCTGAAACCGATCCACGCCCTGTCATTGTCGCACGACGGAACCAAACTCGCCGCCGGTGACGGTCGGGATGTGTGTGTCTGGGATTTGTCGGCCGCCAACAAATATGCGGCAGTCGTCGCCAAGGGCCGTTGGTGCTTTCACGTACAAAAAGTCACTTGTCTGGCCTGGTCCCTGGACGATGCCGTGTTGGTCAGCGGCGGTGCCGACGATTCTCTTTACGTATGGAACGTGCAACAGAAGATGAAACGCATTCATTACCCCTACGCGCATCGGGGTGGGGTCACCGGAGTCGAGTTTGTGCCGAATGTGGCGGCGGGCACGTACCGCATGATCTCGGTGGGCGCCGATGCCGTAGTCCATGTGTGGGATCTTACTCAGCACATCCAGGAGAAGTTTTCCTAA
- a CDS encoding predicted protein, whose product MLSTAVRTSFKAPRGLQVRLISSLPGSSPNQKDDSKKERRELHSTVQRKADVADQSVGTTMATASSTTRSSLTDRFIVTVEATVSKIFPAGFGWQTSSIIAENSLGYSPDTMSFALTTGFGDAVGVLLGHVGYYGLKKSILAADSIDMTEEFQKGVLLGSAAFCSGTAWQPLVNAFQGANLPFNQVFLGTWAGCGLAFYVGLRAARTVMSGPMQYIEAPTFANSQTDMGLSVAIGGATGFFVGTDAAYLPDQNFLKGVVGIADGTPDLVGCAIAGSSTALGFMTAQSAMNLAYPKGKSWND is encoded by the coding sequence ATGTTGTCTACCGCTGTCCGCACGTCCTTTAAGGCTCCTCGTGGTCTCCAAGTCCGCTtgatttcttctttgcccGGTTCCTCCCCAAATCAAAAGGATGACTCCAAGAAGGAGCGCCGTGAATTGCATTCTACTGTACAGCGAAAGGCTGACGTTGCCGACCAGTCGGTGGGAACTACCATGGCAACGGCGAGTAGTACCACTCGGAGTAGTCTGACGGATCGCTTCATCGTTACCGTCGAAGCCACCGTGAGCAAGATCTTCCCTGCCGGATTTGGTTGGCAGACGTCATCGATCATTGCGGAAAACTCGCTCGGTTACTCTCCCGATACCATGAGCTTTGCCCTCACGACCGGATTTGGTGACGCCGTTGGTGTGCTCCTAGGTCACGTAGGTTACTATGGATTGAAGAAGTCTATTTTGGCGGCGGACAGCATTGACATGACGGAAGAATTCCAGAAAGGTGTCTTGCTGGGATCCGCCGCGTTTTGCTCCGGAACCGCTTGGCAACCGCTCGTCAACGCCTTTCAGGGCGCCAATCTGCCCTTCAATCAGGTCTTTCTAGGAACATGGGCGGGTTGCGGGTTGGCCTTTTACGTAGGCCTCCGTGCAGCCCGGACCGTCATGTCGGGACCGATGCAGTACATTGAAGCGCCGACTTTTGCCAACAGCCAAACGGACATGGGCTTGTCGGTTGCCATTGGTGGAGCTACCGGATTTTTTGTAGGCACAGATGCGGCCTATCTGCCTGACCAAAACTTTTTGAAGGGTGTGGTTGGGATTGCGGACGGTACGCCCGACTTGGTTGGCTGTGCCATTGCTGGTTCTTCCACGGCGTTGGGATTCATGACTGCTCAGTCGGCTATGAATTTAGCCTACCCCAAGGGCAAGAGTTGGAACGATTGA